One window of the Esox lucius isolate fEsoLuc1 chromosome 8, fEsoLuc1.pri, whole genome shotgun sequence genome contains the following:
- the dph5 gene encoding diphthine methyl ester synthase isoform X1 codes for MLYFIGLGLGDAKDITVKGLEIVKQCSRVYLEAYTSILTVGKDALEEYYGRELILADRDMVEQEADEILRGADISDVAFLVVGDPFGATTHSDLVLRAVNAGIQYRVIHNASIMNAVGCCGLQLYNFGETVSIVFWTDTWRPESFYDKIKKNRDLGMHTLCLLDIKVKEQSMENLMRGRKVYEPPRYMTVSQASGQLLEIVNNRRNRGDDLAISEETICVGLARVGAEDQAIRAGTLSQLATCDLGGPLHSLIVTGNLHPLEVDMLRLSAVTADALQGLRAADSSTYTS; via the exons ATGCTGTACTTTATTGGGCTTGGATTAGGAGATGCAAAGGACATCACCGTAAAAGGACTAGAAATTGTAAAGCAATGCAGTCGTGTCTACCTAGAAGCCTACACGTCCATACTGACAGTTGGGAAAGATGCGTTG GAGGAGTACTATGGACGGGAACTGATACTGGCCGACAGAGACATGGTGGAACAGGAGGCTGACGAGATCCTCAGAGGGGCTGACATCAGTGATGTGGCATTTCTGGTGGTGGGAGATCCATTTGG CGCCACCACCCACAGTGACTTGGTCCTGAGAGCAGTGAATGCTGGAATACAATACAGAGTCATTCATAACGCCTCCATCATGAATGCTGTTGGATGCTGTGGCCTACAG CTATATAACTTTGGAGAGACGGTGTCCATTGTGTTCTGGACGGACACCTGGAGACCAGAGAGTTTCTATGATAAAATTAAGAAGAACCGGGACCTGGGAATGCACACGCTGTGTCTGCTTG ATATCAAAGTCAAGGAGCAGTCCATGGAGAATCTGATGAG GGGTCGTAAGGTTTATGAACCCCCCCGGTACATGACCGTCAGCCAGGCGTCCGGGCAGCTCCTGGAGATCGTAAACAACAGGAGGAATCGGGGAGATGACCTTG CCATCAGTGAGGAGACG ATATGCGTGGGTTTGGCCCGGGTCGGCGCCGAGGACCAGGCCATCCGCGCAGGGACACTGAGCCAGCTTGCGACCTGCGACCTGGGAGGCCCGCTGCACTCCCTGATAGTGACGGGtaacctgcacccgctggaggTCGACATGCTGCGACTTTCAGCCGTCACCGCTGACGCACTGCAGGGCCTCCGTGCTGCGGACAGCTCCACCTACACCTCCTGA
- the dph5 gene encoding diphthine methyl ester synthase isoform X2 → MLYFIGLGLGDAKDITVKGLEIVKQCSRVYLEAYTSILTVGKDALEEYYGRELILADRDMVEQEADEILRGADISDVAFLVVGDPFGATTHSDLVLRAVNAGIQYRVIHNASIMNAVGCCGLQLYNFGETVSIVFWTDTWRPESFYDKIKKNRDLGMHTLCLLDIKVKEQSMENLMRGRKVYEPPRYMTVSQASGQLLEIVNNRRNRGDDLAISEETICVGLARVGAEDQAIRAGTLSQLATCDLGGPLHSLIVTGNLHPLEVDMLRLSAVTADALQGLRAADSSTYTS, encoded by the exons ATGCTGTACTTTATTGGGCTTGGATTAGGAGATGCAAAGGACATCACCGTAAAAGGACTAGAAATTGTAAAGCAATGCAGTCGTGTCTACCTAGAAGCCTACACGTCCATACTGACAGTTGGGAAAGATGCGTTG GAGGAGTACTATGGACGGGAACTGATACTGGCCGACAGAGACATGGTGGAACAGGAGGCTGACGAGATCCTCAGAGGGGCTGACATCAGTGATGTGGCATTTCTGGTGGTGGGAGATCCATTTGG CGCCACCACCCACAGTGACTTGGTCCTGAGAGCAGTGAATGCTGGAATACAATACAGAGTCATTCATAACGCCTCCATCATGAATGCTGTTGGATGCTGTGGCCTACAG CTATATAACTTTGGAGAGACGGTGTCCATTGTGTTCTGGACGGACACCTGGAGACCAGAGAGTTTCTATGATAAAATTAAGAAGAACCGGGACCTGGGAATGCACACGCTGTGTCTGCTTG ATATCAAAGTCAAGGAGCAGTCCATGGAGAATCTGATGAG GGGTCGTAAGGTTTATGAACCCCCCCGGTACATGACCGTCAGCCAGGCGTCCGGGCAGCTCCTGGAGATCGTAAACAACAGGAGGAATCGGGGAGATGACCTTG CCATCAGTGAGGAGACGATATGCGTGGGTTTGGCCCGGGTCGGCGCCGAGGACCAGGCCATCCGCGCAGGGACACTGAGCCAGCTTGCGACCTGCGACCTGGGAGGCCCGCTGCACTCCCTGATAGTGACGGGtaacctgcacccgctggaggTCGACATGCTGCGACTTTCAGCCGTCACCGCTGACGCACTGCAGGGCCTCCGTGCTGCGGACAGCTCCACCTACACCTCCTGA